From Bifidobacterium sp. ESL0790, one genomic window encodes:
- a CDS encoding MFS transporter, translating to MKKSLLALAAGAFTFGAAEFVMMGILPQAAHTMHVSIPTAGNFISAYAIGVCVGALMLVFGRKAGPKQLIIAFMVIALAGNAFSALSTNAPLLIAARFISGLPHGAFFGTSALIAKTVAKPGKEAQAVSLTVTGQTVANMLGVPAGTLIAEHLSWRLAFLILAGVAALTIVLVLAWVPQITPVKDTGIIGQFRFLGKPGPWLILAAVFTGNTGIFSWWSYVSPWLQRVGGYSSGMVPLLMMLAGFAMVVGGLAGGQLTDHWRTAGTAGLGQLFSVIGLALVFLVPGNRVSTAILTFVVAFALFFISTPQQLLLAEAGKGGGELIGGAAVQMAFNLGNAVGSMVGGSMLTISDMDYHYPALGGVPFAVVAVALLAVYSLRYETHTDALERLQPVEV from the coding sequence TTGAAAAAGAGTCTGCTCGCGCTTGCAGCCGGGGCATTCACCTTCGGCGCCGCCGAATTCGTGATGATGGGCATCCTCCCCCAGGCCGCCCACACCATGCACGTCTCCATCCCCACCGCCGGAAACTTCATCTCGGCCTACGCCATCGGGGTGTGCGTGGGCGCGCTGATGCTCGTCTTCGGGCGCAAGGCCGGACCGAAGCAGCTCATCATCGCTTTCATGGTCATCGCGCTGGCCGGCAACGCCTTCAGCGCGCTCTCGACGAACGCGCCGCTGCTGATCGCCGCACGCTTCATCTCGGGCCTACCGCACGGGGCGTTCTTCGGCACGTCGGCGCTCATCGCCAAAACGGTGGCGAAGCCGGGCAAGGAGGCCCAGGCGGTCTCGCTGACCGTCACCGGGCAGACCGTCGCCAACATGCTGGGCGTGCCGGCGGGCACCCTCATCGCCGAACACCTCTCGTGGCGTCTGGCGTTCCTCATCCTCGCCGGGGTGGCCGCGCTGACGATCGTACTGGTGCTCGCTTGGGTGCCGCAGATCACACCGGTGAAGGACACTGGCATCATCGGCCAGTTCCGCTTCCTTGGCAAGCCCGGGCCGTGGCTGATCCTGGCGGCGGTGTTCACCGGCAACACCGGGATTTTCAGCTGGTGGAGCTATGTGTCGCCGTGGCTGCAGCGCGTGGGCGGCTATTCCTCCGGCATGGTGCCGCTGTTGATGATGCTCGCCGGGTTCGCCATGGTGGTCGGCGGACTTGCGGGAGGCCAGCTCACCGATCATTGGCGTACCGCCGGCACCGCTGGGCTTGGACAGCTCTTCTCCGTCATCGGCCTCGCCTTGGTCTTCCTTGTGCCCGGCAACCGGGTGAGCACGGCGATCCTCACCTTCGTGGTCGCCTTCGCACTCTTCTTCATCTCCACCCCGCAGCAACTGCTGCTCGCCGAGGCGGGCAAGGGCGGCGGCGAGCTCATCGGCGGCGCGGCGGTGCAGATGGCCTTCAACCTCGGCAACGCCGTGGGATCGATGGTCGGCGGGTCGATGCTGACGATTTCGGATATGGACTACCACTACCCCGCGCTGGGTGGCGTGCCGTTCGCCGTTGTGGCCGTGGCACTGCTGGCGGTCTATTCGCTGCGTTATGAGACCCATACCGACGCGCTTGAGCGTTTGCAGCCGGTGGAGGTCTGA
- a CDS encoding acyl-CoA thioester hydrolase/BAAT C-terminal domain-containing protein gives MRLFKRLIPPTAIFVALLAVFATLGAAMTPDWQAEPLREHVSVASSQTTIQARDVSSPQEGTYQVSTTSMRIRLTDKVTINAVVRSPLGAPGKRPAVLFIHGAGTGKANEVYGDIASAMSSAGIVTLVPDKRLDTYGTFHRDYYAMARDYLVSLNTLRALPNVDASKAGIYAESEGTWVCEAMAGDDHAIPFMILTSPPAVSGRHQMAMAGNSYLAAVGAPPRLRHAVDSFVSLDFAPIGPNYADFPADRYLDRLSMPLLVNYGTDDLAMPIEQGAQDIATAAKGVGNSNVTVRYYQANHQMRVGAYTSKPGLPLEQHYTHDLEDWTNAVASGASASDWTTPKVAGTQPRQRFAVPTTIRPGLISTLPALLVLLVLVFLCPLVAGIWAIGIAIGNAWARHRTGESGTNRLGTDGDAYCAGYDDHNDVQHHNSERHHLRLPHKLAVALGANGFMSVAGVVSFAAYVVMAARDALSLTYQSTPLTVGWIVLRLIPLVDIALLTWLILSLWRTLRHRTSPDIASAAESTSGYVSSSTDQAWFSTSNSASRHEQGDGDPTFKPTGFPENSSMFRYEHRNYEHENHNRGEIVKPKDATFGFSRTAVIVLCALGSLLSLTLMAFFGLLTY, from the coding sequence ATGCGATTGTTCAAGCGCCTGATTCCTCCGACCGCCATATTCGTGGCGTTGCTGGCGGTTTTCGCGACGCTGGGAGCCGCGATGACGCCGGATTGGCAGGCGGAACCGTTGCGGGAACACGTCTCCGTTGCCTCGTCGCAAACGACCATCCAGGCACGTGACGTTTCGAGCCCGCAGGAAGGCACTTACCAGGTTTCGACGACTTCGATGCGTATTCGGCTGACTGACAAGGTGACCATCAATGCGGTCGTTCGCTCCCCGCTCGGGGCACCGGGCAAACGGCCGGCGGTGCTGTTCATCCACGGGGCGGGCACCGGCAAGGCCAACGAGGTCTATGGCGACATCGCCTCGGCCATGAGCTCGGCCGGCATCGTCACGCTCGTGCCCGACAAACGACTCGACACCTATGGCACCTTCCACCGCGACTATTACGCGATGGCGCGAGATTACTTGGTCTCGCTCAACACCTTGCGGGCGCTGCCCAACGTCGACGCCTCCAAAGCGGGCATCTATGCCGAGTCAGAGGGCACGTGGGTCTGCGAGGCGATGGCCGGCGACGACCACGCCATACCCTTCATGATTCTGACTTCTCCCCCGGCGGTCTCCGGACGGCACCAGATGGCGATGGCCGGCAACTCCTATCTGGCGGCGGTTGGCGCTCCACCAAGGCTTCGGCACGCTGTGGATTCGTTCGTCAGCTTGGATTTCGCGCCAATCGGACCTAATTATGCGGACTTCCCCGCCGACCGCTATCTCGACCGCCTGAGTATGCCGTTGCTGGTCAACTACGGCACCGACGATCTGGCCATGCCCATCGAGCAAGGCGCGCAAGACATCGCCACGGCGGCCAAGGGTGTAGGAAACAGCAATGTGACCGTGCGCTATTACCAAGCCAATCATCAGATGCGTGTGGGAGCCTACACATCGAAGCCCGGTTTGCCGCTTGAGCAGCATTACACGCACGACCTTGAGGACTGGACCAACGCCGTGGCCTCGGGAGCCTCGGCCTCCGACTGGACGACGCCGAAAGTCGCCGGAACGCAGCCGCGCCAACGCTTTGCCGTCCCCACCACGATCAGACCAGGCCTCATCTCGACTCTTCCGGCGCTGCTGGTTTTGCTCGTCTTGGTGTTTCTTTGCCCGCTGGTGGCGGGAATCTGGGCAATCGGCATCGCGATTGGCAATGCATGGGCCCGGCATCGCACTGGCGAATCTGGGACGAACAGGCTCGGAACAGACGGTGACGCATACTGTGCCGGATACGATGACCACAATGATGTTCAGCACCATAACAGCGAGCGCCACCATCTTCGGCTTCCGCATAAACTCGCCGTCGCGCTAGGCGCCAACGGTTTCATGTCAGTCGCCGGTGTCGTCTCGTTCGCCGCGTATGTGGTCATGGCGGCACGAGACGCATTGAGCCTGACATACCAGAGCACCCCACTCACTGTCGGTTGGATTGTGCTGCGTCTCATACCGCTTGTCGATATCGCGTTGCTCACCTGGCTGATCTTGAGCCTGTGGCGCACACTCCGTCACCGCACCTCGCCGGACATCGCTTCTGCAGCGGAGTCTACGTCTGGTTACGTTTCCAGCAGCACGGATCAGGCATGGTTCTCTACAAGCAATTCCGCGTCTAGGCATGAACAAGGGGACGGCGACCCCACTTTCAAGCCCACCGGGTTCCCAGAAAACAGTTCCATGTTTAGGTATGAACACCGCAACTACGAACACGAGAATCACAACCGCGGCGAAATCGTCAAGCCGAAAGACGCAACATTCGGTTTCTCCAGAACAGCCGTCATCGTGCTGTGCGCGCTTGGATCTCTCCTGTCGCTGACGTTGATGGCGTTCTTCGGACTGCTCACTTACTGA
- a CDS encoding PspC domain-containing protein has translation MNNDNMYAGAAPGPQNYQGGQGPVPPRHEKIDHFFAWIRSSGLMRGNNRWIAGVCDGIAVRYGLSPIFVRAIVAASTLVFGFGAAFYAAGWVLLPDCRDGRISGEELAYGHWQWSLLGPIIFILIAFASPGIGVLLAVIAVGVLLVMVNSLQHRVQDHNGGAGTGGRGAPNQPSAGPYGPNPPQGGGWQPPMPDANTFNTNATNFGGGEARSEAFRGQSDEGSRDQSFRVSSDTVREDVQGSGAPRPVNDGANSFNWSADRTADGLGEPPTYMAEPYDPAYQQPQPYPQAVAGVRAKKRVRRKPAGFVLVLFMLGAIILSGAIVAIVCVSEGGYLGSIFKMGTIWIAGVLLALGVVIALLGMTGRRAGGLHPLMWIAAIVAVTLISSDIGYSYVLSDMNRVDTSYQSVNVTGFKALDGSDKTQLSQLNQGMAFKGNRLDNDVVNIDMSEYQAANGTHEVELNDGSKVQSGCPTGRIDLTVQQSTVYVTLPAGCSYRLSHGTNADIRAEAQKRHADAKTSKPSTPAEPTKPDKPEEPNVSSQSSWFMRQDTRGANVESASSIDGANEQSALTEPSGLHGFLNRSASTLPVSCTHRHAKSSDGSEYDESFGCDSDEDDDTDDEDNDYYSSENDGGQGDRFCFGFCDGSFGMGAWLGDDLATGTKSLGSGYVAIGRGSQIGVGGNSYSRLEFQHGISSSKDYEWFFSNNHAKMPKGGPELTIDAPYIVEGRVTVQYPKESTVPTYARFSKEQVK, from the coding sequence ATGAACAACGACAACATGTATGCGGGGGCCGCGCCAGGCCCGCAAAATTACCAGGGCGGTCAAGGTCCGGTGCCTCCAAGGCATGAGAAGATCGACCATTTCTTCGCTTGGATTCGCTCCAGCGGGTTGATGCGCGGCAACAACCGATGGATTGCTGGCGTGTGCGACGGCATCGCGGTGCGCTATGGCCTCAGTCCGATCTTTGTGCGGGCGATTGTGGCGGCATCCACCTTGGTGTTTGGCTTCGGGGCGGCCTTCTACGCGGCCGGATGGGTGTTGCTGCCCGATTGCCGAGATGGCAGGATTTCCGGTGAGGAGCTGGCATATGGTCACTGGCAGTGGTCGTTGCTGGGGCCCATCATCTTCATCCTCATCGCCTTTGCCTCGCCCGGCATTGGGGTGTTGCTGGCGGTGATTGCCGTCGGTGTGCTGTTGGTCATGGTCAACAGCCTGCAACACCGCGTGCAAGATCACAATGGTGGGGCCGGAACCGGAGGACGGGGAGCGCCCAATCAGCCCTCAGCTGGTCCCTATGGCCCTAATCCGCCTCAGGGAGGGGGCTGGCAGCCGCCCATGCCAGACGCCAACACCTTCAACACCAATGCTACGAATTTTGGCGGGGGTGAGGCTCGGTCGGAAGCGTTCCGGGGTCAATCCGATGAAGGATCGAGAGATCAGTCCTTTCGCGTCTCCAGCGATACAGTTAGGGAAGACGTGCAAGGAAGTGGTGCTCCGCGACCAGTGAATGACGGTGCCAATTCATTCAATTGGTCAGCTGATCGCACCGCGGATGGGCTTGGTGAGCCTCCTACCTATATGGCTGAACCATATGATCCTGCGTACCAACAGCCGCAACCATATCCTCAAGCTGTCGCTGGGGTGCGTGCGAAGAAGCGTGTCCGTCGCAAGCCGGCTGGGTTCGTTCTTGTCCTGTTCATGCTGGGCGCCATCATCCTTTCCGGTGCCATCGTCGCGATTGTGTGTGTGAGCGAGGGCGGCTATCTCGGATCCATCTTCAAGATGGGCACCATCTGGATTGCGGGTGTGCTGTTGGCGCTCGGCGTCGTCATCGCCTTGCTTGGCATGACGGGCAGGCGTGCTGGAGGGTTGCATCCATTGATGTGGATCGCGGCCATCGTGGCCGTCACGCTTATCAGCTCCGACATCGGCTATTCCTATGTACTCAGCGATATGAACCGTGTGGACACCTCTTACCAAAGCGTGAACGTGACCGGTTTCAAAGCGCTTGATGGCAGCGACAAGACTCAGCTCTCGCAGCTGAACCAAGGAATGGCGTTCAAAGGGAATCGCCTTGACAACGATGTCGTCAACATCGATATGAGCGAGTATCAGGCAGCCAACGGTACTCATGAGGTCGAGTTGAACGACGGCAGCAAGGTCCAGTCCGGCTGCCCGACTGGCCGCATCGATCTGACGGTGCAGCAATCGACGGTATATGTCACATTGCCTGCTGGTTGCTCCTACCGACTCAGTCATGGCACGAATGCCGACATACGTGCTGAGGCCCAGAAACGACATGCCGATGCGAAGACCTCTAAACCAAGTACTCCTGCGGAGCCCACTAAACCCGACAAACCAGAGGAACCGAATGTCTCTTCTCAATCCTCTTGGTTCATGAGGCAAGATACTCGAGGCGCTAATGTTGAATCCGCCTCGTCCATTGATGGCGCGAACGAGCAGAGTGCCTTGACCGAGCCAAGTGGTCTGCATGGGTTCTTGAATCGCTCGGCTTCCACACTGCCGGTCTCCTGCACGCACAGGCATGCCAAATCCAGTGATGGCAGTGAATATGACGAAAGTTTCGGTTGCGATTCTGATGAGGATGACGATACCGATGATGAAGACAACGACTATTACAGCAGCGAGAATGATGGTGGTCAGGGTGACAGGTTCTGCTTTGGCTTCTGTGACGGCAGTTTCGGTATGGGGGCATGGCTTGGCGACGATTTGGCCACTGGCACCAAATCATTGGGCAGTGGTTATGTCGCCATCGGTCGTGGTTCCCAGATTGGTGTAGGAGGGAACAGCTATAGCCGCCTTGAATTCCAACACGGTATCAGTTCATCCAAAGACTATGAGTGGTTCTTCTCGAATAACCATGCCAAGATGCCGAAAGGTGGTCCTGAGCTCACCATTGACGCACCCTATATCGTCGAAGGGCGAGTGACGGTGCAATATCCGAAAGAAAGCACCGTGCCGACGTATGCGCGGTTCAGCAAGGAGCAGGTCAAATGA
- a CDS encoding ATP-binding protein — protein sequence MRPTNRSTRGQQPGQPYPDSSARGYGYGPNGHSSNEYGRYGYQGNNYPGQSAFPAPVRQRLPLLRPKNKRMLCGVCRGLSLHLGIPVAVIRMAFIALTFLFGSGIAAYIFLWVFVPAGDPVAVYQAQQQASQGPLARGNLAYPGANQDFYGGNAGYQNGADIGSSNSNIVNPAAEAGIDNHQDERRCKREEKGNRQQYGHPENTPQNSSADAGADDGIGSFEDIGQALKRASKPSLIALAGLALVILAILLTASPIPADLTVGVLMALCGIGVAWLKMNAARGQLPYLIAGIILLAAGYIVCTDSTTFQFHLPFSAMVAGLALLAGVGVALVPLGNKLTQDLGRERALKEREEERADMTAHLHDGVLQTLALIQLHSDEPQTVFTLARGQERELRRWLYQDRTPPDRSVSAGLHEIAARIEDEYRKPIEVVAVGDARPSAQTDALLNASEQAMLNAVQHGGEPISVYCETGGKLVEVFVRDHGDGFDVDAIPEDRLGIRESIMGRIKRRGGSVEIVSRPQWGTEVRMHMPISQEHCAADDIMASERGTGDADE from the coding sequence ATGAGACCAACAAACCGATCCACGCGAGGGCAACAGCCGGGGCAACCGTACCCCGACTCGTCAGCCCGTGGATACGGCTATGGCCCCAATGGCCACTCCTCAAACGAATACGGCCGTTATGGTTATCAAGGAAACAACTACCCAGGGCAATCCGCGTTCCCCGCTCCCGTTCGTCAACGGCTGCCGCTGCTCAGGCCGAAAAACAAGCGTATGCTCTGCGGGGTGTGCCGGGGATTGAGCCTGCATCTGGGCATCCCGGTAGCGGTCATCCGAATGGCGTTCATCGCCCTGACCTTCCTGTTCGGCTCAGGCATCGCCGCCTATATCTTCTTGTGGGTGTTCGTGCCAGCGGGCGATCCGGTGGCCGTCTACCAAGCCCAACAGCAAGCCAGTCAGGGGCCGCTCGCCCGTGGCAATCTGGCCTATCCTGGAGCGAACCAAGACTTCTATGGTGGCAACGCCGGTTACCAAAACGGCGCGGATATCGGAAGCTCCAACTCTAACATCGTGAATCCCGCAGCTGAAGCAGGAATTGACAACCATCAAGACGAGCGACGATGTAAAAGAGAGGAGAAGGGCAATCGTCAGCAATACGGACACCCTGAGAACACTCCTCAGAATTCGTCGGCGGATGCAGGCGCTGATGACGGCATCGGCTCGTTTGAGGATATCGGCCAGGCCCTGAAACGAGCCTCGAAACCCTCGTTAATCGCATTGGCCGGGTTGGCCCTTGTTATTCTCGCCATCTTGCTGACGGCCAGTCCTATTCCCGCCGACCTCACCGTTGGCGTGCTCATGGCGTTGTGCGGCATCGGTGTGGCATGGCTCAAGATGAACGCGGCGCGTGGCCAGCTGCCCTATCTGATAGCGGGCATCATCCTCTTGGCCGCCGGCTATATCGTCTGCACGGATTCCACGACATTCCAATTCCACCTTCCGTTCTCCGCAATGGTGGCGGGACTGGCGCTTCTTGCGGGTGTGGGCGTGGCGTTGGTGCCATTGGGCAACAAGCTCACCCAGGATCTCGGCCGCGAGCGCGCGCTGAAGGAACGCGAGGAGGAGCGGGCCGACATGACGGCCCACCTGCATGATGGCGTCTTGCAAACCCTCGCCCTCATCCAGCTGCACAGCGACGAGCCACAGACCGTTTTCACCCTGGCCCGTGGTCAGGAGCGGGAATTACGTCGTTGGCTCTATCAGGACCGCACCCCACCGGATCGCTCGGTGAGCGCAGGCCTCCACGAGATTGCCGCGCGTATCGAGGATGAGTATCGCAAGCCCATTGAGGTGGTGGCGGTGGGCGACGCACGACCCAGCGCCCAGACCGACGCCTTGCTCAACGCCAGCGAGCAGGCCATGCTCAACGCCGTCCAACATGGCGGCGAACCCATTTCCGTCTATTGCGAGACGGGCGGGAAACTGGTCGAGGTCTTCGTGCGTGACCATGGTGACGGATTCGACGTCGATGCCATCCCCGAAGACAGGCTTGGCATCCGCGAATCAATCATGGGGCGCATCAAACGTCGAGGCGGCTCCGTCGAAATCGTTTCACGGCCCCAATGGGGCACCGAAGTGCGCATGCATATGCCAATCTCGCAGGAGCATTGTGCCGCAGATGACATAATGGCAAGTGAGAGGGGAACTGGAGACGCAGATGAATGA
- a CDS encoding response regulator transcription factor encodes MFRAGVITTLSPYFAIVGQAPDVEGSVAMIANTKPDVVLLDVHVPGGEGGGGAEILAKSQPLSPDSAFLALSVSDSPKDVGAVIRAGARGYVTKTISGDDLISSIIQVNEGYAVFSPKLAGFVLSTFQGTEPAQHDDELDKLSTREQEVMRLIARGYTYKEIAAELFISVKTVETHVSAVLRKLQLSNRTELTRWAADRRIV; translated from the coding sequence ATGTTCCGCGCGGGCGTCATCACGACCCTGAGTCCTTATTTCGCCATCGTCGGGCAAGCCCCCGATGTGGAGGGTTCGGTGGCGATGATCGCCAACACCAAGCCCGATGTCGTGCTGCTCGATGTGCATGTGCCTGGCGGCGAAGGTGGAGGCGGCGCCGAGATACTGGCGAAATCGCAGCCGCTCTCCCCCGATTCCGCGTTCCTCGCCCTTTCCGTCTCGGATTCGCCGAAGGACGTAGGTGCCGTCATCCGCGCCGGAGCACGAGGCTATGTCACCAAGACCATCAGCGGCGACGACCTCATATCCTCGATTATCCAGGTCAACGAGGGCTACGCCGTCTTCTCACCGAAACTGGCTGGCTTCGTGCTCTCGACCTTCCAAGGCACCGAGCCGGCCCAGCACGATGATGAGCTTGACAAGCTCTCCACCCGTGAACAGGAGGTCATGCGTCTCATCGCGCGCGGTTACACCTATAAGGAAATCGCCGCCGAACTATTCATTTCCGTCAAGACCGTCGAGACCCACGTCAGTGCCGTGCTACGCAAGCTCCAGCTCTCCAACCGCACCGAGCTGACCCGCTGGGCCGCCGACCGAAGAATCGTGTGA